One genomic region from Rhinoraja longicauda isolate Sanriku21f chromosome 36, sRhiLon1.1, whole genome shotgun sequence encodes:
- the tmem127 gene encoding transmembrane protein 127: protein MYGPSGLSGARRRPGAGGALPKHTERSLASAVPGALSVTALCTALAEPAWLRAHGGVCPRQELGVADVLGHLDSALLEEYCMNSQTVLLLRVISAFCFLGILCSLSAFLLDVFGPKHPALKITRRYAFAHILTVLQCATVIGFCYWASELILALQQQHKKYHGSRVYVTFAVSFYLVAGAGGASILATAANLLRHYPTEEEEQALELLSEMEENDPYPVEYEIVNQFQPPPAYTP from the exons ATGTACGGGCCATCGGGTTTATCGGGGGCGCGCCGGCGGCCGGGCGCCGGGGGcgcgctccccaaacacaccgaGCGGAGCCTGGCGTCGGCGGTACCGGGCGCACTCTCGGTGACGGCCTTGTGCACGGCGCTGGCGGAGCCCGCCTGGCTGCGCGCTCACGGCGGCGTGTGCCCGCGGCAGGAGCTCGGCGTGGCCGATGTCCTGGGCCACCTGGACTCGGCCCTGCTGGAAG AATATTGTATGAATTCTCAGACTGTGCTGCTACTGCGGGTCATCAGTGCCTTCTGTTTCCTGGGGATTCTTTGCAGTTTGTCAGCCTTCCTGCTTGATGTGTTTGGACCTAAACACCCAGCGTTGAAGATTACTCGCAGATATGCATTTGCACATATTCTTACAG TTCTCCAATGCGCCACAGTGATAGGGTTTTGTTACTGGGCATCAGAGCTGATCCTGGCACTTCAACAGCAACATAAGAAATATCATGGTTCTCGTGTCTACGTGacctttgcagtcagtttttacttggtggcaggagctggaggagcATCCATCTTAGCAACAGCTGCTAACCTCTTGCGACACTACCCAACAGAGGAAGAGGAACAAGCACTGGAACTACTATCAGAGATGGAAGAGAATGATCCATACCCAGTCGAATACGAGATTGTTAATCAGTTCCAACCTCCCCCTGCATACACACCTTGA